A single window of Pyrus communis chromosome 10, drPyrComm1.1, whole genome shotgun sequence DNA harbors:
- the LOC137746972 gene encoding probable LRR receptor-like serine/threonine-protein kinase At1g06840, with protein sequence MRVSAARSKEPLGFETRLRIALGSAKGILYLHTEANPPIFHRDIKATNILLDSKLIAKVADFGLSRLAPVPDFEGTVPAHVSTVVKGTPGYLDPEYFLTHKLTDKSDVSYWIPFLSELKYKSNLSR encoded by the exons ATGCGTGTCTCAGCAGCTAGGTCTAAAGAACCACTGGGTTTTGAGACGAGATTAAGAATTGCTCTGGGATCAGCCAAGGGCATCCTATACCTCCATACAGAAGCCAACCCTCCGATATTTCATCGAGATATCAAGGCCACCAATATATTATTGGACTCTAAGTTGATTGCAAAGGTTGCTGATTTTGGCCTTTCCCGTCTTGCCCCGGTTCCAGATTTTGAAGGGACTGTGCCTGCTCATGTATCCACAGTAGTGAAGGGGACACCG ggTTACCTTGATCCTGAGTACTTCTTAACTCATAAGCTAACGGATAAGAGCGATGTCTCCTACTGGATTCCCTTCTTAAGTGAGCTGAAATACAAATCCAATTTATCTAGATAA